GCTCGCGCCGCACGGCTTTATCGGCACGGATGAGGTGATAGCCGCGCCGCAGACGTGTTGCGCAGACCTGACCCTCGGGTGCTTTGCACGACGGGCAGGTGACGCCGAGAACTTGATTGCGCCATGTGGGGTTCGTGGTCATTGCATCCCCCAGGTGGATTCGATTTCGTCGGCTGCCAGGCGCAGCAACTCCACCGCGACCTCGGGGGCGACGCCGCAAAGATGTCGGAGTGCGGTCACCCCAATGGCGAGTGCAGCGTTGTCGCGGGCGTCGGGAACGCCGAGGTGGTATTGCTGGGTTTCGGTTTCGGTCCAGAAGTCGTCGCGGAACCGTTTCAGGTTGGGGGCGAGGGGGTGGATTCGCCGGGTGACCATTTCGGTGTAGGCCCGGTCAATCTCTTGGGCGATGAAGCCTGAGGGCTGACGTTCCATCGGTGTTTTGTTCTCCTTTTGCGGGTCGGTGTGTGGGTTCGCGCGGCTAGGCGCTGGGGTGCGGGACAGAAAGGACGCAAAGGACAGAATCGGGGAATGCGCTGGTCGGGGTGTGCTTCAGCTGGCCACTGGGGTGCGGGACAGAACGGGACAGATGTGACAGAAATCGGGGATGCGGGGGTTTTGTCCTTTGTGTCCCGGTTCTGTCCCGAGGCTGTTCCGGGGTGGTGTTGTGGTGTTTGTGCAGGTCGGGGGTCTGTGGCATGGGTTTTGTCCTTTTTGTCCGTTTTGTCACGCGGTGGTGAGCCGGTAATTGGGTGATCCGGGCCTGCCCCTGCCGTCGCGGTCGGGTTCGGGAAGGGCCTCGAGGTATCCGTGCTCGGTGAGTCGGGTGATGGCGGGCAGCAGGTCGTCCTTCGATTTGAAGGCGCGGGCGGCGCGCAGGCGGGCGCGACGTTGTTGACGGTTCATTCCTGCCCCTCCTGTTCGGAGTTGGTGGTTGAAGTGGTTGAAGTGGTGTTTTCGCTGGTGGGGGGTTGCTCACCGGTTTCAACCACCGTGGTTGAAGTGGTTGAAAGTAGGTCTTGCTGCTCGACTCCCTGACCAGTGGTTTCGTCCGTTTCAACCACTTCAACCACTTCAACCAGTAGTGGTGTGTAGACGCCACGGGTCCGTTTCGCGATGCGTTCGGACTCATGAAGGCGGCGCAAGTAGTTGCCGGCCATGTTGTCGTCGATGCCGAGATGGCCGGCCAGATCCTTGGCGCGGGTGCCGAGTGGGCGACTGTTCACGAACTCCAGGGCCTCGCCGCTGCGATCCCCGAGTCGTCCCTCCTCGCGCCGTTTCCGAGCTGCGGCAGATGCATCGCCGAGTCCACTACCGTCGAGCACCCAGGAACCGGCGGTACTCGTCAGTGCGTACTCGCCCTCGGTGACGTCGCGACCGGTGACGGCCAGCAGTGCAGTGTCCTCGTGGCGGCGTCGGTTGATCACGATGATGAAGTCGGCAGCACCGGCGATTCCGTGGGTGCCGGATACGGCGTCGATGAAGTCCGCCGACTCCGCCTTGCGGGCGTGGTGGACCACCAGCAGGGAGCCGCCAGGTTCGGTGTCGATCAGGTCTTTGAGGCCCGATCCGACGCCGTAGTCATGTTGATAAGGATCAGCACCTGGTGGCCGAGGCGGCTTCACCTTTCCGAGCGTGTCCAGAATGATCAACGGCTTCTCGCCGCGGTGGAGTTCAAGGAACTCCGAGATGATCCCGGTGATCTCCAGCGGCTTAGCGCGGGTGATGATATTGATCCCGGCCGGGATCGGCTCGTTGTCCATCAGCCGGCGGAAACGGTCCTGTAAACGGCGGTGCCCATCCTCAAGTGCCAGATAGAGGACAGGTCGGCGTTTAACCGGGATCTTGCCCAGCGCGTACCCACCGGAGGCACAGGCCAGTCCGATACCGGCGGCCATCCACGATTTCCCGGCCTTGGGAGGTGCGACAAGCAGGCCGAACCCCTCGGGGAGAACGCCTTCCACCGTCCACTCAAGGGGCGGGAACACCTGCTCGTCGAGCCAGGCACCGTTGACCATGCGATCCAAAAGCGAAGCCTCAGCAGCGATATCTTCCGTCATGCGGCCACCCCCCAGCACTCGGCGATCACCGCGGCCAGCTCGCGGGTCTCCTCGGCGCGCCACAGCGTCCGCAGCTCATCGAGGCCATCGGGCGGCGCCGGCAACAACCCGTGATCGGCCAGGTGGGCGACGGCGAGCGCATACCCCCACGGTCGCGGTCCGCTGCGGTGCCGGTTCGACCACGGGTCCGAGCAGCAGCCACAATCCAGGCGCGGTAGGCGCTGCGCTGCCGCGTGGCGCCGTCGCAGGCCACTGCTATAGTGGGTGTCAGTGGTGATGGAAGAGGGCCGGCTCTTGGGGGCCGGCCTTTTTCGTGTCTTGGGCATGTCGTTTTCCTTTATTCATCTGTCCGCCTGACAGGTTGGTGGCCGCGCTCATCGAGCGCCTTCCCTTGGCCGTGATGTAGTGGTGTTACGCGCTGCCGCCGGCTGTCGGCATCAGCAGCGCCTCGGCGTCGTCGCGGTAGATCCGCAGGAAGCGCGGCCCGAGTCGATGCGCCGGCAGTAGTCCCTGCGCGATGTAACGGCGCACGGTCTTCTC
This sequence is a window from Mycolicibacillus parakoreensis. Protein-coding genes within it:
- a CDS encoding zinc finger domain-containing protein, whose amino-acid sequence is MTTNPTWRNQVLGVTCPSCKAPEGQVCATRLRRGYHLIRADKAVRREQRERYA
- a CDS encoding AAA family ATPase; protein product: MTEDIAAEASLLDRMVNGAWLDEQVFPPLEWTVEGVLPEGFGLLVAPPKAGKSWMAAGIGLACASGGYALGKIPVKRRPVLYLALEDGHRRLQDRFRRLMDNEPIPAGINIITRAKPLEITGIISEFLELHRGEKPLIILDTLGKVKPPRPPGADPYQHDYGVGSGLKDLIDTEPGGSLLVVHHARKAESADFIDAVSGTHGIAGAADFIIVINRRRHEDTALLAVTGRDVTEGEYALTSTAGSWVLDGSGLGDASAAARKRREEGRLGDRSGEALEFVNSRPLGTRAKDLAGHLGIDDNMAGNYLRRLHESERIAKRTRGVYTPLLVEVVEVVETDETTGQGVEQQDLLSTTSTTVVETGEQPPTSENTTSTTSTTNSEQEGQE
- a CDS encoding helix-turn-helix domain-containing protein: MTTTPMERIALSPRQVADLFGCCEKTVRRYIAQGLLPAHRLGPRFLRIYRDDAEALLMPTAGGSA